From Chryseobacterium sp. IHB B 17019, one genomic window encodes:
- a CDS encoding alpha-L-arabinofuranosidase C-terminal domain-containing protein, whose product MKNKIFTVLSISCITFSSAQMTKFTLDLDGSSTNIKIQPTMYGIFFEDINFAADGGIYAELIKNRSFEFDEPLTGCKQHNTQTLSHNLDSGFLTIYSDHSKTNKNYAKITVHNDKKYILENEGFRGIGLHKDAKYDFSFDLENISGNISAVNASWVDEKEAVISTVPIIIKGKGWQKYTAVFSPSQTVEKAKLQLTFTGNGVVNMDMISLFPQDTWKGRKGGLRKDLVQKLYDLKPGFLRFPGGCIVEGRTLAERYQWKKTLGNVADREYLINKWSSGFAHRLTPDYYQSFGLGFYEYFQLSEDLGAEPLPILSCGIACQFNTGELVHLEELNPYVQDALDLIEFANGDVNTKWGKIRAEMGHPKAFNMKYIGVGNEQWGEDYIERYKIFEKAIHSKYPEIKIISGSGPSPDGEFFDYGWKELKKLNAQIVDEHYYNSAKWFQENAARYDKYDRNGPKVFAGEYAVQSVKTVSPDNKNNWESALSEAAFMTGLERNADVVTMTSYAPLFAHADGWQWTPDLIWFNNLQSYATPNYYVQKLFSNNKGTDLLRIYHNKNSVSGQDKLYATAVKDSNNNEVIIKIVNTDSQEKSIEINPKNIKLGQKLTKTVLIAPALSSENNFKTENIQPVEDNSVIKKGKFLVKIPAHSLVVLKIK is encoded by the coding sequence ATGAAAAATAAAATTTTCACAGTTCTTTCCATAAGTTGCATTACATTTTCATCCGCACAAATGACAAAGTTTACTTTAGATTTGGACGGCAGTTCCACCAACATTAAAATCCAGCCTACGATGTACGGGATTTTCTTCGAAGACATCAATTTTGCAGCTGATGGCGGAATTTATGCTGAGCTTATCAAAAATCGAAGCTTTGAGTTCGATGAGCCTTTAACAGGTTGTAAGCAGCACAATACACAAACCCTTTCCCATAATCTGGATTCCGGTTTTTTGACCATTTATTCGGATCATTCCAAAACCAATAAAAACTACGCAAAAATTACCGTTCACAATGATAAAAAGTACATCTTGGAAAATGAAGGTTTCCGGGGAATCGGGCTTCATAAAGATGCCAAATATGATTTCAGTTTCGACCTGGAAAATATATCTGGAAATATTTCTGCCGTCAATGCAAGTTGGGTTGACGAAAAAGAAGCAGTCATTTCCACGGTTCCTATAATAATCAAAGGAAAAGGCTGGCAAAAATATACAGCTGTTTTTTCTCCTTCGCAAACGGTTGAAAAAGCAAAACTGCAGCTTACTTTTACCGGAAACGGAGTTGTAAATATGGATATGATTTCCCTCTTTCCACAAGATACCTGGAAAGGACGAAAAGGTGGTTTAAGAAAAGATTTAGTTCAGAAATTATATGATCTGAAACCTGGTTTTTTACGTTTTCCGGGAGGCTGTATTGTAGAAGGCAGAACGCTTGCTGAAAGATATCAATGGAAAAAAACATTGGGAAATGTAGCGGACAGAGAATATCTCATTAATAAATGGAGCTCAGGGTTTGCACACCGTCTTACTCCCGATTATTACCAGTCGTTTGGATTAGGTTTTTACGAATATTTCCAGCTTTCAGAAGATTTAGGAGCCGAGCCGCTGCCGATTCTGAGCTGCGGAATAGCTTGTCAGTTCAACACAGGCGAACTGGTGCATCTGGAAGAATTAAATCCGTACGTTCAGGATGCTTTGGACTTAATTGAATTTGCCAACGGTGATGTTAATACCAAATGGGGCAAAATCCGTGCAGAAATGGGACATCCCAAAGCTTTTAACATGAAATATATCGGTGTGGGAAATGAGCAGTGGGGCGAAGATTACATCGAACGCTACAAAATTTTTGAAAAAGCCATTCACTCCAAATATCCCGAGATTAAAATCATTTCAGGAAGCGGGCCTTCTCCTGACGGAGAATTTTTCGATTACGGTTGGAAAGAGCTGAAAAAACTCAATGCACAGATCGTCGATGAGCATTATTATAATTCTGCAAAATGGTTTCAGGAAAATGCGGCGAGATACGATAAATATGACAGAAACGGACCTAAGGTTTTTGCAGGCGAATATGCTGTTCAGTCGGTTAAAACAGTAAGTCCGGACAATAAAAATAATTGGGAATCGGCACTTTCGGAGGCCGCTTTTATGACCGGACTTGAAAGAAATGCGGACGTCGTAACAATGACTTCTTATGCACCGTTATTTGCTCACGCCGATGGCTGGCAATGGACCCCGGACTTGATATGGTTTAATAATCTTCAGTCCTATGCAACGCCCAATTATTATGTTCAGAAATTATTTTCAAATAATAAAGGAACCGATTTACTGAGAATTTATCACAATAAAAATTCAGTTAGCGGACAGGATAAATTGTATGCAACCGCAGTGAAGGACAGTAACAATAATGAAGTAATCATTAAAATTGTCAACACAGATTCTCAGGAAAAGTCAATTGAAATCAATCCTAAAAATATAAAACTGGGACAAAAATTAACGAAAACGGTCCTAATAGCTCCTGCACTTTCTTCCGAAAATAATTTTAAAACGGAAAACATACAGCCTGTTGAAGATAATTCTGTCATTAAAAAGGGAAAATTTTTGGTGAAAATTCCTGCCCATTCTTTGGTTGTTTTAAAGATTAAATAA
- a CDS encoding glycoside hydrolase family 3 C-terminal domain-containing protein, translated as MNKILLTISVVVCTLSFAQNYKYPFRNPDLPVEQRIENLLGLLTADEKIGMMMDNSKAVPRLEIPAYGWWNEALHGVARAGTATVFPQAIGLAATWDVPEHLKTFEMISDEARAKYNKSFDEASKTGRYEGLTFWTPNINIFRDPRWGRGQETYGEDPYLTSVLGVAAVKGLQGNDPKYFKTHACAKHFAVHSGPEWNRHSYNAEISKRDLYETYLPAFKALVLEGNVREVMCAYNAFDGQPCCANNTLLNEILRGKWKYNGMVVSDCWALADFYQEKYHGTHPDEKTTAADALKHSTDLECGDTYNNLNKSLASGLITEKDLDISMRRILKGWFELGMLDPKSAVHWNNIPYSTVDSNEHKEQALKMAQRSIVLMKNEKNVLPLDKNIKKIAVVGPNADDGIMQLGNYNGTPSSTVTILDGIKAKFPNAEIIYEKGSEVADPSSRASLYQNFVSQKNGEKGMKVEFFNNNEFKEKPVNISVNKTGITYNSFGGTQLAPGVARENTSARISGIFKSSYSGEVIFSAATSDIYTLFVDGKEIATRKGPDARHPSEFPVKMEKGKEYQIELRHSQKGKYVSIAFEVYRKDPVNFASVKDKVKDAEVIIFVGGLSPSLEGEEMLVNAEGFKGGDKTSIELPKVQRQLLAELRKTGKPVVFVLCTGSALGLQQDEKNYDALLNAWYGGQSSGTAVADVLAGDYNPSGKLPVTFYKNLEQLDNALSKTSKHQGFENYDMKGRTYRYMTEDPLYAFGHGLSYSKFTFGNAELNKISINPNENIMVTIPVTNTSERDGEEVVQVYVKRNNDPLAPVKTLRAFEKVLIKAKETKDIQLKISEESFKFYDEKADDLVSKPGDYTVFYGGTSKSSDLKSVQLKVK; from the coding sequence ATGAACAAAATTTTATTAACCATATCAGTTGTAGTCTGTACTCTCAGTTTTGCCCAGAACTATAAATACCCGTTTCGAAATCCCGATCTTCCGGTTGAACAAAGGATTGAAAATCTTCTTGGATTACTAACAGCCGATGAAAAAATCGGGATGATGATGGATAATTCCAAAGCAGTTCCCCGGCTGGAAATTCCTGCTTACGGATGGTGGAACGAGGCGCTTCACGGTGTAGCAAGGGCAGGAACCGCTACCGTTTTCCCTCAGGCAATAGGATTGGCGGCAACCTGGGATGTTCCGGAGCATCTAAAAACTTTTGAAATGATCTCAGACGAAGCCCGTGCCAAATACAATAAATCTTTTGATGAAGCCAGTAAAACCGGGCGTTACGAAGGTCTTACATTCTGGACTCCGAACATCAATATTTTCAGAGATCCGAGATGGGGAAGAGGTCAGGAAACCTATGGGGAAGATCCTTATTTAACCTCTGTTTTGGGTGTTGCTGCTGTAAAAGGCCTGCAGGGAAATGATCCTAAATATTTTAAAACCCATGCCTGTGCCAAGCATTTTGCCGTTCACAGCGGTCCGGAATGGAACCGGCATTCCTACAACGCTGAAATCTCCAAAAGAGATCTGTATGAAACCTATCTTCCGGCTTTCAAAGCACTGGTGTTAGAAGGTAATGTAAGAGAAGTGATGTGCGCTTACAATGCATTCGACGGTCAGCCTTGCTGTGCGAACAATACGTTGCTTAATGAAATTCTTCGTGGCAAATGGAAATACAACGGGATGGTGGTTTCAGACTGTTGGGCTCTGGCAGATTTCTACCAGGAAAAATACCACGGAACACATCCTGATGAAAAAACCACCGCTGCAGATGCATTAAAACATTCAACAGATCTGGAATGCGGAGATACCTACAATAATCTGAATAAATCTTTGGCAAGCGGATTAATTACCGAAAAAGACCTCGATATTTCGATGCGCAGAATCCTGAAAGGCTGGTTTGAACTGGGAATGCTTGATCCTAAATCTGCAGTTCACTGGAACAATATTCCTTATTCTACGGTAGATTCTAATGAGCATAAAGAGCAGGCATTAAAAATGGCTCAAAGGTCTATTGTACTGATGAAAAATGAAAAAAATGTCCTGCCTTTAGATAAGAATATTAAAAAAATTGCTGTTGTTGGCCCCAATGCCGATGACGGAATTATGCAGCTGGGAAATTACAACGGAACCCCTTCTTCAACCGTAACGATTTTAGACGGAATCAAAGCCAAATTTCCAAATGCTGAAATCATTTACGAAAAAGGAAGTGAAGTGGCAGACCCGTCGTCCAGAGCTTCGCTTTATCAGAATTTTGTAAGCCAGAAGAATGGCGAAAAAGGAATGAAGGTAGAGTTTTTCAACAATAACGAATTCAAAGAAAAGCCGGTCAATATTTCCGTTAATAAAACAGGAATTACCTACAACAGTTTTGGCGGGACACAGCTTGCACCAGGAGTCGCCAGAGAAAATACTTCTGCAAGAATTTCTGGGATTTTTAAAAGCAGTTATTCGGGCGAAGTAATATTTTCTGCCGCAACATCAGATATTTATACACTTTTTGTTGATGGTAAAGAAATCGCTACAAGAAAAGGTCCCGATGCAAGACATCCTTCGGAATTTCCTGTGAAAATGGAGAAAGGAAAAGAATATCAGATAGAATTGCGCCACAGTCAAAAAGGAAAATATGTAAGCATTGCCTTTGAAGTATACAGAAAAGACCCGGTAAATTTCGCTTCAGTAAAAGATAAAGTGAAAGATGCAGAGGTAATTATTTTCGTTGGCGGACTTTCCCCAAGTCTTGAAGGAGAAGAAATGCTGGTGAATGCAGAAGGTTTTAAAGGTGGCGATAAAACGTCCATAGAACTTCCGAAAGTTCAGCGTCAATTGCTGGCTGAGCTTAGAAAAACAGGAAAACCTGTCGTGTTCGTACTGTGCACGGGAAGTGCGCTTGGTTTACAACAGGATGAAAAAAATTATGATGCTCTGCTGAATGCCTGGTACGGCGGACAATCCAGTGGAACTGCTGTTGCCGACGTTCTGGCGGGAGATTACAATCCTTCCGGAAAATTACCGGTTACTTTTTACAAAAATCTTGAGCAGTTGGATAATGCACTTTCAAAAACAAGCAAGCATCAGGGTTTTGAAAATTATGATATGAAAGGAAGAACCTATCGCTATATGACCGAAGACCCTTTATACGCATTTGGCCACGGTTTGAGTTACTCAAAATTCACTTTTGGTAATGCTGAATTGAACAAAATCAGCATCAATCCTAATGAGAATATCATGGTAACCATTCCGGTTACCAATACTTCAGAAAGAGATGGCGAAGAAGTGGTGCAGGTGTACGTGAAAAGGAATAATGATCCTTTAGCCCCCGTAAAAACATTAAGAGCTTTCGAAAAAGTTTTGATTAAAGCTAAAGAAACAAAAGATATCCAGTTAAAAATCTCTGAAGAATCTTTTAAATTTTACGACGAAAAAGCGGATGATTTAGTTTCAAAACCTGGAGATTATACTGTTTTTTACGGCGGAACTTCAAAAAGCTCAGATTTAAAAAGTGTCCAGTTAAAGGTCAAATGA